The Oryza brachyantha chromosome 7, ObraRS2, whole genome shotgun sequence genomic interval TATCTGCACCAACCATCCCACATCTATgatagttttttcttcttagaCTTAATCGTTACTAAACATTTTAGATTTTGGACGAAAGtagtaaacatttttttctcaactttaATCTCTGCTTAACGACCTATATATACTTTGGAATAATATCATGTTTTGGAGCTGAGATAGTATAATCAGATGCCACTCATCAGTTCAGAACTTCAGATcacatggatggatgcatgcgcATAGCTTTCTTCAGGTGATCAAGACGTGAAGGATACATATAACTAGCATAAAAAGTTATTGATCCGCAACTCCCGGGGTCAACTCACCGTCTGCACTGCACCCCAAAACCACACCCACACACATGCATTTGCTTACTGTGCACTTTTTTTGCTCACCTGTTCATCCAGATGCTACTCTTCTCCAGCTGCTTCTGCTATTTCACCTTATTATACGAAATTTCGTCACAGGaagcttgggacaaaacttgCAGATAATTGCTTGATTCTTATGCACAAATGCTGcaaaagtagtagtagtagcagcagcttTCCAAGAGAGGTTTATTACAGTGCACTGAACACGTACTAATTGACACTTCCATCAGCTAATGCATTATTCAGGCATGCAGCCTTAGGCTGCTTAGCTCTAGACAAAATGCATTGGatgatacatatatagatgGATCATGAGATCatcatattttctgatgaGTTGATGATGCATGCAACAACCTGCCGCTTCGCATTAGGTTGTCgctttctgatttttttcttctctaatCTACAGTTGTGTACACCCAAGTTCATCAGGACAAGAactctgaaactctgaaactTCTGAAGTTGCAGCACAGAGGCTCGCTTGAGAGAAATAAAAGTAAGGCCACTGCTGCTGCAAAATCAACTCCTGCAAgagaaaagatatataaaatccAGGCTGATTAGATCTGCTGAGGTTTGATAGGTTAACTCGATGCAACTGTGCAAGTGTGCAAGCAACCACTCGTAAACCTAACCTAAGACCTTCATGGATAGGATGGAGAAAATTCAACTGGTATTAGTCAAAATGTAAGGCAAATGTATAGCATTACCAAGGACTCTGATCAAGTAGAGGTTAGGATATCATAGTCAAACATTGACACGTACATACCATGATCTCATTGATTAAGGACTACTGTCACCGTTTAACGATACAAgactttttattatatatatatatatatatatatatatatatatatatatatatatatatattattaagagatataaaattttacatagaaaaaaatatacctcCTTTATCTTCCGTATGTATCTTCCGTGTCTTCTAAGGATAGTAAAATTATTCTATATAATACATTAATCAATGGATGGATTGCAGAAAGTCTTAGAGGAAACTGAGGGTGTACTTGTAAAGTACAGAGTTTTCTTTTCCGTTTTTGTCTGCGCGAAatgtacaaaattttctacCAAAGCAAGACTAATAGAGACGTCCTTTTCTGAAATCACATGAAGCAACAGACTTAATTCTTTTTTCGTGTATGTGGATTGATAACGGAGATGACAAAAAATTGTCGCGtgaaagcaaacaaaaatcTTATCCCAATACGgccaagaaataaaaaaaacaaatctttctttttcacctttaagaaaaaaaagaaattgaggCTTTAATAACGCCTTAATTCACTTTGGAAggcgatattttttttcttcttttttcggAAACTGAATTTGTGATTGCAGTTTTGGATAAGTACTAAATTGCAGATTTCATGCTCTTGTAATTGCAAAATTTATGGCTTGACTCAAATGGCATGCATGGAGAATGGATGGACAGTTGAGCATGATAAAGAAATAATCTTTAGTCTCTGAAGATTTCAGAGAAATGGACGGAGGAGCAGAGTAATCAAGCTCATACCTTGGACGAGCAGCAATGGCGCAGAGGAGGACACTGCGGCGTCAATCGTTGAAGAGGACGGTGTCGGCGATGTCCATGAGTGGGCCGAGGCATTCCGGCGAGAACTTGCGCGCGAACATGTAGTCGTAGGTGGCGTTCTTGGAgcggcggaggtcggcgaCGAGCTCGGCCGACACCTCGTCGGCGGTGTACTTGTGCGGGTGGCCGTGCACGCTGCCGGTCCAGTTGACGTGGGTGAGCGTGTACCgcgcgacgccggcggggTCGGCCATGTCGAGCAGCGTCGGGAAGTAGTGCTCCTCCGGGTAGCAGGAGTCCGGGTTGAGGCACGGCTGCCGGAACTTGCGCCAGAGGCGGCGCTCCCggacgacgagcacggcgtggcggcgcgcgAGCGTGAAGAACTGGGAGCCGACGCGGAACCGGTCGAACGGGACCTCGGGGAGcatggcgtcgtcgccgcgcgccgcgtaGCGCGACTGCATCTGCGGCTCGCCGGAGAGCACCTCGATGTAGCtcgggaggcggtggtggtgcgcCGCCTGGGGCGGGAAGAGCGACGCGTAGAGCCGCGGGAAGGAGTGGACCGGGACGCAGTGCTGCGACAGCAGCGCGAAGTAGgcgttcgccgcgtcgtcgaccagcgccgcggcgagcaGGCGCCGGGCCGCGGCGATGAGCGTCGCGTCGGCGCGCttcgtcggcctcgccgccacgaACCGCCCCCGGAACGACTTCGTCGGCGGCAGCcgcagctccgccgccgggtcgGCGTGGACGTACACGTTTATCCTCTCGCCATGGCCCTCAAAGAACCGCTCCCACAGCGGCGCGAACGTGAGGTCCGAGTTGGTGAGGAACATAAACGCCACCTTGggccccgccggcgccatcgccatcgccgcgccTTCCCCAGCATCCAGCGTCGCCCGCCGGAGCAGCGCAAGATCATCATCCTCCCCGCCATCACCACCCCCCTTCCCatcgcccaccaccaccaccgcctcctcctccttcgccggcgtcatcggcgacgacgaccgcgggGCAAGAACGAGCAGCCCCGTCAGCGACGCGAACAGCAGAACAGTAAGCaccaacggcgacgacgtcatGGCGCGAATCCGGGGCCAATTCCGGCGAAAGAAGCACCGCCCTTGGTCGCCGCGGATCGAATCGGCGGAATCCGGGGTCAGGACAGCATCCAGGCGGGCCGAACGGGAGGTATCGATCGGAGAacggaggcgaggaggaggtcgcggcggccgcctgAGCTGCTCTCGCTGTCGCTCCTTTCCCTCTTCCACTCCTCTTCCATTCCACTTGAGCTGGACTAAAAGGAATCGGCGGGGGcgatgacaggtggggcccacctgtgcGTGGGGCCCGCTGGCAGTGGGACGAGGGGGGAGTGGACGGTCGGGGACGCAGGGTTGAGGCTATGGATGGATTTGCGCCGTCGGATGCGGGACTACGTGGCACCGTTTGTTTTGGAGGGTGGTCTGGACTTCCTCTAATTTCCAAACAATGAGAATATCATTGCTTTTTacgataaatttatatatgtaaagttttctgaaaagaatcaaaacttttaagtttttaataactGTAACAcgtacaataattaattaatagtctcATGATACACACTATAAGACTTATTATTCTtgtgtatatgtatttatatatatgctaatgagtatgtgtgtatccacatgtatatatatacatgtagatAGGACAAAAAGAATTATAATGTTGAACAGATGAAGTAATAGATTGTG includes:
- the LOC121054934 gene encoding glycosyltransferase BC10-like, whose translation is MTSSPLVLTVLLFASLTGLLVLAPRSSSPMTPAKEEEAVVVVGDGKGGGDGGEDDDLALLRRATLDAGEGAAMAMAPAGPKVAFMFLTNSDLTFAPLWERFFEGHGERINVYVHADPAAELRLPPTKSFRGRFVAARPTKRADATLIAAARRLLAAALVDDAANAYFALLSQHCVPVHSFPRLYASLFPPQAAHHHRLPSYIEVLSGEPQMQSRYAARGDDAMLPEVPFDRFRVGSQFFTLARRHAVLVVRERRLWRKFRQPCLNPDSCYPEEHYFPTLLDMADPAGVARYTLTHVNWTGSVHGHPHKYTADEVSAELVADLRRSKNATYDYMFARKFSPECLGPLMDIADTVLFND